The Bartonella krasnovii sequence GCTTATGTAAAACAGGGACTCAAACATCTTGAAACATCCTACCATCAAGGATGGGTTACGATACATCTTAAATAAATGAAAAGGACGTTGTTATGTATCAATCTTTTGAAGCAACAACAAATCCCAGCCATGCTCTCGAACGTATTTCATCTCTTCGTAAAGAGCTTGATCGTCTTGGGCTTGATGGTTTTCTTGTTCCCCGTAGCGATGAACATCAAGGAGAATATGTTCCCCCCCATGCTCAACGCTTAAGCTGGCTTACTGGCTTTACTGGATCAGCGGGTATGGCGCTCATTTTAAAAAATAAAGCTATTATCTTTACAGATGGACGCTACAAACTCCAAGTTCGTCAACAAACTGATCCTCATATTTTTGAATATGAAGATCTCATAACTTGTCCTCCCTCACAATGGCTTGAAAAAAATGGAAAACAACTTTCTATTGGCTTTGATCCATGGCTCCACACCATTGCCTCTACAGATGCATTGAAAAAATCCTTAGAGATAAAAACAGGGGGAAAGCTTATAGCTGTTCAACAAAATCCTATTGATCTTATCTGGCATGATCAGCCACCCTTCCCACAATCTCCCCTATCAATTCATCCTCTCCAATATGCAGGATGGGATAGCGATGAAAAGCTCTCTTTAATTCGCAGAACCATACAACAAGTCCGTGCAGATGCTTTTATTTTTACAGATCCCTCCTCTATTGCATGGATATTCAATATCCGTGGCAATGATGTTTCTAATACACCTTTTGTCCTTTGTTTTGCTCTCATTCCCATCAAAGAAACACCAGCCTTATTCATTGACAGTAAAAAGCTTGGTGAAGAACAAAAACGATATCTGGAACGTTATACAAAATTATATGAACCAGAACAATTTATTGCAAAGATCAAAGATTATAGTCAAAAAGGTATGGTTTTTGCTCTAGATCCACAGTTAGCATGCGAAAAGTTAAGCACTGTACTTGAAGAAGATAAAAAATCTTTCATCCCACTGACCGATCCTGCTGCTCTACCCCGTGCCATTAAAAATAGCATAGAACTAGAGGGGGCACGTGGAGCACATTTGTGCGATGGTGTTGCTCTTACCCGTTTTTTTGCTTGGTTAGACAAACAAACTCCAGGCACGATAGATGAAATTTCTGCTGCTCAAAAATTAGAAGAATTTCGCATAAAGACAGCAAAAGACATGGGGAAAAAACTAGAAGATCTCTCTTTTGATACAATCTCAGCAGCAGGAGCAAATGGAGCAATTATCCATTACCGTGTAACAAATGAAACCAATAAACCACTCAAAGCTGGTGAGCTTTATCTTGTGGATTCAGGAGGACAATACCGTGATGGCACCACAGATGTCACACGCACGATAGCAGTTGGGAATATTGGAGAAGAAGAAAAACGCTGTTTTACTTTGGTTCTCAAAGGCATGATTTCTCTTTCAACAGCACTCTTTCCAAAAGGAACACGCGGACAAGATATTGATGTTCTAGCACGCATTGCCTTATGGAAAGCCGGTTTTGATTATGCCCATGGCACGGGTCATGGCGTTGGTTCTTATCTCTCTGTTCATGAAGGACCACAAAATATTTCGCGCAAAGGATACCAAGAATTGATCCCTGGAATGATTGTTTCTAATGAACCTGGATATTATCGTGAAGGCGCTTTTGGTATCCGTCTTGAAAATTTGCTTATTGTAAAGCCAGCACAAAAAATTGCTGGTGGAGAAAAAGAAATGCTCTCGTTTGAGACACTCACTCATTGCCCCATTGATCGAAGACTCATTCTTCCAGAGCTTTTAACACAAGAAGAGAGACAATGGCTCAATAATTACCATGCTCGTGTTTATCAAATGAATGCACCTTATTTAAATGAAGAAGAGAAAGAATGGGCAAGCGAAGCAACAAAACCCCTTTAAGGGAAAAAACACAGATATCTCTTAAAGCTTTCAACAAGAACATCCCCACCCCTTTTTCAAAGCAAAAATATGCACTGAACGTGAGGAAAAAAGAGAAGAATATCCATCAATGCTTGAGCATCATTCCCCCTCTCTAAACATTCTGTTCTTCAATCAGCTGTAGCCAAGCCTCTTCATCGATAACCTCAACACCTAACTCCCCAGCTTTAGTCAATTTTGATCCCGCTCCAGGCCCTGCAACAAGAAGATCTGTTTTTTTAGAGAGTGAACCGGAAGTCTTTGCCCCTAATCGCTCTGCTAATGCTTTTGCTTCATCGCGAGACATACGCGTCAAAGTTCCTGTAAAAACTATGATCTTTCCCGCTAACGATGAAGATGCTGCCAAAACAGGCTCCTCATCGAGAGGAGTCACTTCTTCAAGCAAAACAGCCAAAACCTCACGATTATGGGCTTCCTTATAAAAATCAACAATCGCACTGCCTACCTGTGGTCCAATTCCTTCGATATTGGTAAGCTCTAGCCAAGCTTCATTACCTTCTTTATCTTCCTGCTCACATGGCATAAGTGCTTCCATTGCCGCAGTTTCAAAAGCTGTATAAGTTTGATAAGCGCGTGCAAGACGCCGCGCATTCACCTCACCAACATGACGAATCCCTAGAGCAAACAAAAAACGGCTTAAGGGAATTTTGCGACGTGCATTAATGGCATCATACAATTTCCGCACAGAAACAGCACCAAAACCTTCCATATTTTCCAAACGAACTAACGAGTTTTCTTGACGCCGTTGTAAAGTAAAAATATCAGCGGGTGTCTGAATACGAAGCGCTTCATCTTGAGCGTGGAAAAAAAACTCTACTTGTTTTTTACCCAAACCCTCAATATCAAAAGCATTGCGCGCAACGAAATGACGAATACGCTCAATTGCTTGTGCAGGACAAATAAGCCCCCCTGTACATCGACGCACCGCTTCTTCTGCTTCACGAACCGCATGACTCCCACAAGCAGGGCAGAGATGAGGGAAAACAAAAGCAGAAGAATCTTTTGGACGTTTTTCCACTACAATATCAACAACTTGAGGAATTACATCACCAGCACGTTGTATAATCACCGTATCGCCGATACGAATATCACGCCCCTCACGAATGGGCTCTCCTTTATGACCAATTCCTTTAATATAATCCTCATTATGCAAACTAGCATTGGTCACCACCACCCCACCAACAGTGATCGGCGTAAGACGCGCAACAGGTGTTAATGCACCGGTGCGCCCCACTTGAATATCAATACCCTCTAAAAGAGTCACAGCCTTTTCTGCTGGAAATTTATGCGCAATAGCCCAACGCGGCGAACGAGAAACAAATCCCAACCGCTTTTGGAGCATCAAATCATTAACCTTATAAACAATGCCATCAATATCATAGTTTAAAGAATAACGGCGTTCTTCTATATCATGATAATAGGAAATAATTTCTTCTACTTTCTTAAAAACTTTTGTTAATGGATTGATAATAAAGCCATATTCTTTGAGCTTTTTCATCATCTCCATTTGGCTTTCTGCAAATATTTCACTCACTTCACCACAAGCATAAGCAAAAAATCGCAGCTTTCTACTGGCAGTTATCCGTGAATCCAGTTGGCGCAGCGATCCAGCCGCCGCATTTCGAGGATTGGCAAAGATTAGCTTCCCCTTCTCTTGCTGGCTGATATTAAGTGCTTGGAAATCTTCCCGCCCCATATAAACTTCACCGCGAACCTCAAGAATATCAGGAAATTTTCCTTGCAAAACTTTTGGAATATCAGAAATTGTTCGTGCATTCGCTGTCACATTTTCACCAACAGTTCCATCACCCCGCGTTGCGGCACATACAAGCCGCCCCTTTTCATAGCGCAAAGACAACGACAAACCATCAATTTTTGGCTCTGCTGTTATTTCTAACATTTGTGTTTCTGAAAACCGTAAAAAACGACGCACACGTTCAACAAATTCAGTGACATCTTCAAAGCTAAACGCATTATCAAGGGAAAGCATCGGTTGTGTATGAACAGATTTTTCAAACTTCTCTAAAACCGGTGCTCCAATTTTATGTGAAGGAGAGTCTATACGAACAAGGTCAGGAAAGAGAGCTTCAATTTCCGCATTACGCCGGCGAAGAGCATCATATTCTGCATCAGAAATTTCAGGTTGATCATCACGATTATAAAGCACATCATGACGTGCAATCTCTTTTGCTAACCACTCTAATTCACTTTCTGCTTCAAGAGCAGTAAGGTTTTTAATTCTGTCCTTATTCATAAAATCTATTCCAAATGGTGGACTATCGTCATAAAAATCTCAACTCTTTAATTTAAAAAAGTGAACTTAAATAAACACATGCTTGTCAGACTTTTTATCTTATCGCAAATGCTGACTAAGCAAGAAGCTTTTGAGCAGCCGCTCGTGCCTCCTCAGTAATCTGTTCCCCTGCCAACATACGAGCAATTTCTTCTGCACGCTCCTGCTCTTCCATTTTATGAATAGCTGTAACAAAGTGCCCTTTATCATCACTTTCAATTTTTGAAATAAGAAAATGACTATGCGCTTTCGACGCAACTTGGGGTGCGTGCGTAATAGCAAAAACCTGAATCTTTTCCGACAAACGTTGCAACCGCTGCCCAATAGCGGCCGCAACAGCGCCCCCAGCACCTGTATCAATTTCATCAAAAACCAATGTGGGAGCCGATCCGCGATCAGATAACACAACCTTTAATGCCAATAAAAAACGAGATAACTCACCACCAGAAGCAACACTTAACATTGGTCCAGCCCGTGTTCCAGGATTAGTTCGAACAAAATATTCAATACGATCACACCCCTCTGCACTTCGCCTTTCAACATCAGTCTGCATTTCAACAATAAATTCTGCCTTTTCTAATTTCAATGCCGGCAACTCAGCTATAACACTTTCAGATAAATGCTTTGCTGTCTCTCGACGCTTTATTGTTAAGGCTTGTGCCAATGTATCATAATGTTTCTGTGCCTCTCTTGCCTCATCTTCAAAACGCGTTAACGTGTTCTGAGCCTCTTCAAAATCAGTAAGTTCAGCATCCATTTTATCGTGTAACTGAACCAACTCATCCGCAGAAACTTGATATTTACGAGCAAAACCGCGAAGCGTAAAAAGGCGTTCTTCTATCTGTTCTAATTCATCAGGTTCAAAATCCAATGCCCGCATAGCCGCCTCAATCCCTTCCTGTGCGGTTGCAAGTGCATGCAATGCCTCATCAAGAGATTTCACCACTGGTGTAATAAGCTCTTCTGCCTCAGGAATTTTCCGCTCCAAACGCCTTACCAAATTAGAAAGAACAGGGATTGGCGATTTTTGACCACTTAAAAGATCATCTGCTTCTTTAATATCCGTCGCTATTTTTTCTAATTTAAGCATATCGGCACGGCGAAGAGAAAGAGCACCTTCTTCACCAACTTGAAAATCAAGTTTTTCAAGCTCTTCTACACATGCCCGAAGATAATCCATCTCACGCGTTGCATTCTCTACTTTAAGACGCTGTTGTTGCAAACGCTCTTCACATTCATGCCATACCCGATAACATTGACGTAAATTTTTTACATCATCTTCAAGTCTGCCAAAAGCATCTAATAACTGGCGATGCATCGCAACATCAACAAGCGCACGATCATCATGCTGTCCATGGATTTCAACCAAGTGACGACCAACACTCCGCATTAAGGAAACACTCGCCACCTGATCATTGATAAAGACACGACTGCGTCCATCACTCGATTGCACACGTCGTAAAATGATATCCCCCTCATCATCAAGACCATTCTCACGAATAAGCTGACGTGCAGGATGTGAAAGAGGGACATCAAAAACAGCAGTGACCTGCCCGCGATCTGTACCATGACGCACAAGCGAAGCATCCCCTCGTCCTCCAAGAGCCAGCGACAAAGCATCAAGTAAAATAGATTTTCCCGCCCCTGTTTCTCCAGTTAAAACTGTTAACCCCGCCGTAAAATGAATATCGAGCGTTTCGATCAAAACAATATTATGAATCGAAAGCTGTACCAGCATGAGAGAATCAACGTACCCTCTTCTTATCACCACCTAAAGCATTTGAAATCCAAGAAGATTTATGCTCATGTGGCGCTATTTTATTTTTCTGCAAGAGATTATAAGAAAATTTATACCACTCACTTTTGGGATAATTCCGTCCTAAAATAGCTGCTGCCGTCTGTGCTTCAGCCGTTAAACCAAGAGCCAGATTAACTTCTGTCAAGCGGAAAAGCGCTTCTTCAATTTGATTTGTATCGGAATACTCTTCAACGACGGTACGAAAGCGTCTACTTGCAGCAAGATAACGCCGCCCTTCTTCGTAATAACGGCCAATCTGCATTTCTTTACCAGCCAACTGTTCGCGCCCGAAACGTATTTTATCCTTAGCATCCCTGACATATTCAGAATGAGGATAACGCTCTATAAGGAGCTGCATCGCAGCAATAGCGCGTTTTGTATCACGTTGATCACGCGTAACATCAGGAATTCGACGAAAAGAAGAAAGACCAATAATATAGTACGCATAAGCCGAGTCACTAGATCCAGGATAAAGAGTAATATAGCGTTGAGCCATACTAATTGAATCATCATATTTTCCGAGACGATAATTTGTAAAAGCACCCATGACTAGAGATTTACGACCCCAGTCTGTATAAGCATACTGTTTTTCAATCCTAAGAAATTTTTTAGCAGCATCTCCAAGCCGCCCACTTTCAAGGCTCACAAGCGCTTGATTATAGAGAACATCTGGTGGATCCATTTTTAAAACATAAGCAGATGGATCAAGGGTATTTTTCTCTTTAAAGAGACATCCCGCTAACATACAGGTGCTTCCCAAAAGCACCACCCCTAATATCTTGCGTACAATGTTAGATTTTCTATATGCCATGTTTCTAATGCACACATGAGATTTTTTCATAGTTTTTCCGGCCTCCACAGAACATCATCTTGCAGCAAAAATAATTTGTTAAAAGCTCTTATACCATATCACTTTAAAATGCACATAACCAATTTAGCAGTTTAGGTCAATCATCCCCTTAAAAATCAAATAAACAATAAAAAAATCTTGTCAATTTTCTTTTACTCTTTCTATAAGGAGTTTTTTTCGTAATATGATTCGTCTGCCAAAAGAGCTTTCACCAATTGTGCATTAATTCTATGGCCACTACAATAAGAACGAAATAATCCAATAAAAGGGCCTCCGAGCAAAGCAGTATCACCAATCGCATCAAGCATCTTATGCCGAACAAATTCATTTTCCCAATAAGGACCATCGGGATTTAAAATTTTGTCATTCAAACCGATAACAAGAGAATTTTCTAAAGAAGCGCCTCTTGCCTTTCCAGAAAGGCGTAATTTTTCCACATCTTTGATAAAACCAAAAGTCCGTGCACGTGACAAATCATCGCGAAACCCTCCTGTGGTAAGATCAAAACTGAAATGTTGCCTACCAATGGCAGAAGAAGGAAAAGAAATTGTTATATCAAAACGGCGCCCATCAAATGGCAAAAGCTCTGCAAAACCATGAGATCCTTCAACCCGTAACGGCTTTTTTATCATAAAATAAGAACGGTATACATTTTGCTGGACAATGCCAACATCTTCAAAAGCTTGGC is a genomic window containing:
- a CDS encoding aminopeptidase P family protein, whose amino-acid sequence is MYQSFEATTNPSHALERISSLRKELDRLGLDGFLVPRSDEHQGEYVPPHAQRLSWLTGFTGSAGMALILKNKAIIFTDGRYKLQVRQQTDPHIFEYEDLITCPPSQWLEKNGKQLSIGFDPWLHTIASTDALKKSLEIKTGGKLIAVQQNPIDLIWHDQPPFPQSPLSIHPLQYAGWDSDEKLSLIRRTIQQVRADAFIFTDPSSIAWIFNIRGNDVSNTPFVLCFALIPIKETPALFIDSKKLGEEQKRYLERYTKLYEPEQFIAKIKDYSQKGMVFALDPQLACEKLSTVLEEDKKSFIPLTDPAALPRAIKNSIELEGARGAHLCDGVALTRFFAWLDKQTPGTIDEISAAQKLEEFRIKTAKDMGKKLEDLSFDTISAAGANGAIIHYRVTNETNKPLKAGELYLVDSGGQYRDGTTDVTRTIAVGNIGEEEKRCFTLVLKGMISLSTALFPKGTRGQDIDVLARIALWKAGFDYAHGTGHGVGSYLSVHEGPQNISRKGYQELIPGMIVSNEPGYYREGAFGIRLENLLIVKPAQKIAGGEKEMLSFETLTHCPIDRRLILPELLTQEERQWLNNYHARVYQMNAPYLNEEEKEWASEATKPL
- the ligA gene encoding NAD-dependent DNA ligase LigA, producing MNKDRIKNLTALEAESELEWLAKEIARHDVLYNRDDQPEISDAEYDALRRRNAEIEALFPDLVRIDSPSHKIGAPVLEKFEKSVHTQPMLSLDNAFSFEDVTEFVERVRRFLRFSETQMLEITAEPKIDGLSLSLRYEKGRLVCAATRGDGTVGENVTANARTISDIPKVLQGKFPDILEVRGEVYMGREDFQALNISQQEKGKLIFANPRNAAAGSLRQLDSRITASRKLRFFAYACGEVSEIFAESQMEMMKKLKEYGFIINPLTKVFKKVEEIISYYHDIEERRYSLNYDIDGIVYKVNDLMLQKRLGFVSRSPRWAIAHKFPAEKAVTLLEGIDIQVGRTGALTPVARLTPITVGGVVVTNASLHNEDYIKGIGHKGEPIREGRDIRIGDTVIIQRAGDVIPQVVDIVVEKRPKDSSAFVFPHLCPACGSHAVREAEEAVRRCTGGLICPAQAIERIRHFVARNAFDIEGLGKKQVEFFFHAQDEALRIQTPADIFTLQRRQENSLVRLENMEGFGAVSVRKLYDAINARRKIPLSRFLFALGIRHVGEVNARRLARAYQTYTAFETAAMEALMPCEQEDKEGNEAWLELTNIEGIGPQVGSAIVDFYKEAHNREVLAVLLEEVTPLDEEPVLAASSSLAGKIIVFTGTLTRMSRDEAKALAERLGAKTSGSLSKKTDLLVAGPGAGSKLTKAGELGVEVIDEEAWLQLIEEQNV
- the recN gene encoding DNA repair protein RecN, encoding MLVQLSIHNIVLIETLDIHFTAGLTVLTGETGAGKSILLDALSLALGGRGDASLVRHGTDRGQVTAVFDVPLSHPARQLIRENGLDDEGDIILRRVQSSDGRSRVFINDQVASVSLMRSVGRHLVEIHGQHDDRALVDVAMHRQLLDAFGRLEDDVKNLRQCYRVWHECEERLQQQRLKVENATREMDYLRACVEELEKLDFQVGEEGALSLRRADMLKLEKIATDIKEADDLLSGQKSPIPVLSNLVRRLERKIPEAEELITPVVKSLDEALHALATAQEGIEAAMRALDFEPDELEQIEERLFTLRGFARKYQVSADELVQLHDKMDAELTDFEEAQNTLTRFEDEAREAQKHYDTLAQALTIKRRETAKHLSESVIAELPALKLEKAEFIVEMQTDVERRSAEGCDRIEYFVRTNPGTRAGPMLSVASGGELSRFLLALKVVLSDRGSAPTLVFDEIDTGAGGAVAAAIGQRLQRLSEKIQVFAITHAPQVASKAHSHFLISKIESDDKGHFVTAIHKMEEQERAEEIARMLAGEQITEEARAAAQKLLA
- a CDS encoding outer membrane protein assembly factor BamD encodes the protein MKKSHVCIRNMAYRKSNIVRKILGVVLLGSTCMLAGCLFKEKNTLDPSAYVLKMDPPDVLYNQALVSLESGRLGDAAKKFLRIEKQYAYTDWGRKSLVMGAFTNYRLGKYDDSISMAQRYITLYPGSSDSAYAYYIIGLSSFRRIPDVTRDQRDTKRAIAAMQLLIERYPHSEYVRDAKDKIRFGREQLAGKEMQIGRYYEEGRRYLAASRRFRTVVEEYSDTNQIEEALFRLTEVNLALGLTAEAQTAAAILGRNYPKSEWYKFSYNLLQKNKIAPHEHKSSWISNALGGDKKRVR
- the lpxC gene encoding UDP-3-O-acyl-N-acetylglucosamine deacetylase, encoding MMNLVPRYQSTLKKAVMFKGVGVHSGCLSVVKVCPADVGCGILFKRCGLDGTEKIFQAHASQMGETELSTVLGDGEVRVETIEHLMAAIAAYNLDNLVIEVSHNEIPILDGSAWQYCQAFEDVGIVQQNVYRSYFMIKKPLRVEGSHGFAELLPFDGRRFDITISFPSSAIGRQHFSFDLTTGGFRDDLSRARTFGFIKDVEKLRLSGKARGASLENSLVIGLNDKILNPDGPYWENEFVRHKMLDAIGDTALLGGPFIGLFRSYCSGHRINAQLVKALLADESYYEKNSL